The Candidatus Koribacter versatilis Ellin345 genome has a segment encoding these proteins:
- a CDS encoding PilZ domain-containing protein, which yields MPSLNPFAAFRSKSEKDRQFHRHKIDVAVRIKAWRGGAFQLMEGRGSDVSQGGMALSISTALQLGESVTIEVTLPYSEHPLMLTGVVRNIEDERYGMEFTGLREQQREAITRLCEALEKSA from the coding sequence ATGCCCAGTTTGAATCCGTTCGCCGCTTTCCGTTCGAAATCCGAGAAAGACCGGCAGTTCCACCGCCACAAGATCGACGTGGCCGTCCGGATCAAGGCTTGGCGTGGAGGCGCCTTCCAGCTTATGGAAGGCCGTGGTAGCGACGTCAGCCAGGGCGGCATGGCCCTCTCCATTTCGACAGCCCTGCAACTTGGCGAGAGCGTGACCATCGAGGTTACACTGCCCTACTCCGAGCATCCGCTAATGCTTACCGGCGTAGTCCGCAATATTGAGGACGAACGCTACGGGATGGAGTTTACCGGCTTGCGAGAGCAGCAGCGCGAGGCCATCACGCGCTTGTGCGAGGCACTCGAGAAATCCGCGTAA
- a CDS encoding DedA family protein, translating to MLHNLIAVLGEFIIHVISSTGYLGVMLLMAIESACIPLPSEVIMPFSGYLVYTGRFQLLWVATAGAIGCNVGSVIAYEIGYVGGRPLVNRWGRFILLNHHDLDRAEQFFKRFGDITVLVARLLPVVRTFIALPAGIAKMPRLRFHVYTFVGSWPWCFLLAYVGMKLGERWETDPRLKMWLHRFDAIIVAALVIVILLFVRSHWKNRVKAEA from the coding sequence TTGCTGCACAACCTGATCGCCGTTCTGGGCGAGTTCATCATTCATGTCATCAGCAGTACCGGATATCTCGGCGTCATGCTGCTGATGGCGATCGAGTCTGCCTGCATTCCGCTGCCGTCTGAAGTCATCATGCCGTTCTCGGGATACCTGGTGTATACCGGGCGCTTCCAGTTGCTTTGGGTGGCGACTGCCGGGGCGATCGGGTGCAACGTCGGATCGGTGATCGCCTACGAGATTGGTTATGTCGGTGGGCGTCCGCTGGTGAACCGCTGGGGACGCTTTATCCTGCTCAACCATCATGACCTTGATCGTGCGGAGCAATTCTTCAAGCGCTTCGGCGACATCACCGTTTTGGTGGCGCGCCTGTTGCCAGTGGTGCGGACGTTCATCGCTCTTCCGGCGGGCATTGCGAAGATGCCGCGGCTGCGGTTTCACGTCTATACGTTCGTTGGGTCGTGGCCGTGGTGCTTCTTGCTTGCGTATGTCGGAATGAAGCTGGGTGAGAGGTGGGAGACGGATCCGCGGTTAAAGATGTGGCTGCACCGGTTTGATGCCATCATCGTTGCTGCCCTTGTGATCGTCATTCTCTTGTTCGTGCGGTCGCACTGGAAGAACCGGGTGAAAGCGGAAGCGTAG
- a CDS encoding sensor domain-containing diguanylate cyclase — translation MADGSIPSTLTELGKIDAFVNSPTFFQRLLEELYEGVYFVDTHRRILYWNRAAHRISGYSAEEVIGHYCQDNILNHVDDAGTQLCFGKCPLLTTIEHGVPHECEIYLHHKNGHRVPVRVHVTPVRDANNQIIGAVEMFVEANSSKARNQRAELLHSRGFLDPLTDIGNRRYLEIELFKALQEFRQHGLPFGAILADIDHLRIVNEHYGHTVGDQVLRAVSLTLANAVSEADILGRWSVDEFLILVPSSSVDSLGDIAERCRALVERANIQVGTEQLVATISAGASAVDPLDTMEMFIRRLENYLQRSKYSGRNRITMK, via the coding sequence ATGGCGGACGGGAGCATTCCGAGCACTCTGACTGAACTAGGCAAAATTGACGCGTTTGTGAACAGCCCCACGTTCTTTCAACGTCTGTTGGAAGAGCTCTACGAGGGCGTTTATTTCGTGGACACCCACCGCCGCATCCTCTACTGGAACCGCGCTGCGCATCGCATCTCCGGCTACAGCGCCGAGGAAGTCATCGGCCACTACTGCCAGGACAACATCCTCAACCACGTGGACGACGCCGGCACTCAACTCTGTTTCGGCAAGTGTCCGCTGTTGACGACGATCGAGCACGGCGTCCCGCACGAGTGCGAAATCTATCTCCACCACAAGAATGGCCACCGCGTCCCGGTCCGCGTGCACGTCACGCCTGTTCGCGATGCCAACAACCAGATCATCGGCGCAGTCGAGATGTTCGTCGAAGCCAACAGCTCAAAAGCCCGCAACCAGCGCGCCGAGCTACTCCATAGCCGTGGCTTCCTCGATCCTCTGACCGACATCGGCAATCGCCGCTATCTCGAAATCGAACTCTTCAAAGCACTCCAGGAATTCCGCCAGCACGGTCTTCCCTTCGGCGCCATCCTTGCCGACATCGATCACCTACGGATTGTGAACGAGCACTATGGCCACACGGTCGGCGATCAAGTCCTGCGCGCGGTTTCGTTGACGCTGGCAAATGCCGTCAGCGAAGCCGATATCCTCGGACGCTGGTCGGTGGATGAGTTCCTCATCCTCGTGCCCAGTTCTTCCGTTGACAGCCTTGGCGACATCGCCGAACGCTGCCGCGCCCTCGTGGAACGCGCCAACATCCAGGTCGGCACCGAACAGTTGGTCGCGACCATCTCCGCCGGCGCCTCAGCCGTGGACCCATTGGACACCATGGAGATGTTCATCCGCCGGCTAGAGAATTACCTGCAGCGCAGCAAGTACTCAGGCCGCAATCGAATCACGATGAAGTAA
- a CDS encoding tetratricopeptide repeat protein gives MRHLFTFGLILAATATASLAQITGDDAASRCFRNSYDGPIACSEALSGNPAPAQKAQLLLAKGMLLTQAGEHTTATAIYRQALTLLPKSAEAHVIYAWGLDRSGETATADLEYKQAVQFGLMRGHEIVLGDTGKAMVAGIGHEGNFYFTAGQGLERAGQKNAAKAFYLKAAVDFAQRPDPLVVQAYDNAVRVDTSDPTTHWEIAHFWQQWDGSHGAEVVRHLKECARLAPNNAEYRYALGQAYAAIGDTANAAIEYREAVRLNPVNGKASHDLQLAAVSTGETGAIAAATLDSPEALAQLKTCVNQNGVRGEFACRSALKVGLSPHNSAIAHTFLAAELPTAEAIAEYREAIKSDPNYALSYYLLAQKFEGKEFQSAEDPVLLLDSAAKLRPDWIATREQLAAVLWARNRHAEAINAQREAVALDTADEKLAAHLKKYETDFAAEAEKVQVAQTGVKSAPSDPAAHRAYGLALASAGKMDDARSEFRTAFQLNPKNGWKTATAIMYGGFADVACEIYSTTKPEDAPDYPQSSLEQDLAACGKMFPEQTKYLASLAQLQYSRGDGAAVRQTYEMIVTMDPKYFDKHPEDRELYDHASSQKGAQ, from the coding sequence ATGCGCCACCTGTTTACCTTCGGCCTGATTCTGGCTGCTACCGCGACTGCGTCCTTGGCGCAAATTACCGGCGATGATGCAGCTTCGCGTTGCTTTCGAAACTCCTATGACGGCCCCATCGCGTGCAGCGAGGCGCTCTCTGGCAATCCTGCGCCCGCGCAGAAGGCCCAGCTTCTCCTGGCGAAGGGCATGCTGCTCACCCAGGCGGGCGAACACACTACTGCCACCGCGATCTACCGGCAGGCGTTGACGCTGCTCCCGAAGAGTGCCGAGGCACACGTGATCTATGCCTGGGGATTGGATCGCTCGGGCGAAACCGCGACTGCCGACCTGGAATACAAGCAGGCAGTGCAGTTCGGGCTGATGCGTGGCCACGAAATTGTTCTGGGCGACACCGGCAAAGCTATGGTCGCGGGCATTGGTCACGAAGGGAATTTCTACTTCACTGCGGGGCAGGGACTCGAGCGCGCCGGACAAAAGAACGCCGCCAAGGCTTTTTATCTCAAGGCTGCCGTGGACTTCGCGCAGAGGCCGGACCCACTTGTCGTACAGGCTTATGACAACGCGGTCCGCGTGGATACTTCCGACCCAACGACGCATTGGGAGATTGCGCACTTCTGGCAGCAGTGGGACGGCAGCCACGGCGCTGAGGTGGTCCGCCATCTGAAAGAGTGTGCGCGGCTGGCCCCAAATAATGCCGAGTATCGTTATGCGCTCGGCCAGGCTTATGCGGCGATTGGTGACACGGCGAATGCGGCGATCGAATACCGGGAAGCAGTGAGATTGAACCCGGTGAACGGCAAAGCTTCTCACGATCTGCAACTGGCAGCGGTTTCGACAGGAGAGACCGGCGCCATCGCTGCGGCGACGCTTGACTCGCCCGAAGCTCTCGCGCAACTCAAGACCTGCGTGAACCAGAACGGCGTGCGCGGAGAGTTTGCGTGCCGAAGCGCGCTAAAGGTTGGACTCTCGCCGCACAACTCTGCAATCGCGCATACGTTCCTGGCGGCCGAACTTCCAACTGCAGAGGCGATTGCCGAATATCGCGAGGCGATCAAGAGCGATCCCAATTACGCGCTCTCGTACTACCTGCTGGCGCAGAAGTTCGAAGGCAAGGAATTTCAGTCCGCCGAGGATCCAGTCCTGCTGCTCGACTCCGCCGCAAAGCTTCGGCCGGATTGGATAGCGACGCGAGAGCAACTCGCCGCAGTGCTGTGGGCACGCAACCGTCACGCCGAGGCGATCAATGCGCAGCGCGAAGCCGTGGCGCTGGATACGGCGGATGAGAAGCTCGCGGCGCACTTAAAAAAGTATGAAACCGACTTCGCTGCCGAGGCCGAGAAGGTGCAAGTTGCGCAGACTGGTGTGAAATCGGCGCCCAGCGATCCTGCAGCGCATCGCGCCTACGGATTGGCGCTGGCTTCCGCGGGCAAAATGGATGACGCACGCAGCGAGTTCCGTACCGCTTTTCAACTGAATCCTAAGAACGGATGGAAGACCGCGACGGCGATCATGTACGGCGGATTCGCCGACGTCGCCTGCGAGATCTATTCAACGACCAAGCCCGAGGACGCGCCGGATTATCCGCAGAGCTCGCTCGAACAAGACCTGGCTGCCTGTGGAAAAATGTTCCCCGAACAAACGAAGTATCTTGCGAGCCTCGCCCAGCTTCAGTACAGCCGCGGCGATGGCGCTGCCGTCCGACAAACCTACGAGATGATCGTGACGATGGACCCGAAATACTTCGACAAGCATCCGGAAGACCGCGAACTTTATGATCACGCAAGTTCGCAGAAGGGGGCGCAATGA
- a CDS encoding nucleotidyltransferase family protein — MATAVANEREHIQALSQLTLNPAASAEAVRHFAALNQAQRDELLSLADSNHVVIRGFQPVMNGALSMNLPELAQWAQGVIEKERGRIINALSKLEVICNALEAAGCQTTVMKSLDHWPDLGNDLDLYSTADEKIVCKVMTEQFKAHIEPRSWGDRLANKWNFQVPGLPEAIEVHAKRLGQTGEHTALARRFVTRRVQKTVEGMTFYVPAPEERVIVATLQRMYRHFYFRVCDIVNTTKLVESGTIDYAELKKAADIGGIWPGVASYLRIVCDYVKAYRGVGFELPQEVLNAAPFGGEKVFVKGRFIRVPIMPQGADLYTRQVTSAAFRGDVPATFRLSLLPPLASAAAVAFKITGSDKGIW; from the coding sequence ATGGCAACTGCGGTTGCAAATGAACGTGAACACATCCAGGCCCTTTCGCAGCTCACCCTGAACCCGGCGGCTTCTGCCGAAGCCGTTCGCCACTTTGCTGCACTCAACCAGGCGCAGCGCGACGAGCTACTCTCGCTGGCCGACAGCAATCACGTGGTCATTCGCGGGTTCCAGCCGGTAATGAACGGCGCACTCAGCATGAATCTGCCGGAACTGGCTCAGTGGGCGCAGGGCGTGATCGAAAAAGAGCGCGGGCGCATCATCAACGCCCTCTCGAAGCTTGAGGTCATCTGCAACGCACTCGAGGCCGCCGGATGCCAGACCACGGTGATGAAGTCGCTCGACCACTGGCCCGACCTCGGCAACGATCTCGATCTCTACAGCACTGCTGACGAAAAGATCGTGTGCAAGGTGATGACCGAGCAGTTCAAGGCCCACATCGAACCGCGGAGCTGGGGCGACCGCCTCGCCAACAAGTGGAACTTCCAAGTCCCCGGACTGCCGGAAGCAATTGAAGTTCACGCCAAGCGCCTCGGGCAGACTGGCGAACATACCGCACTGGCCCGCCGCTTTGTGACCCGCCGTGTACAGAAGACCGTCGAAGGCATGACGTTCTACGTGCCTGCCCCGGAAGAACGCGTGATCGTCGCGACCTTGCAGCGGATGTACCGGCACTTCTACTTCCGCGTGTGCGACATCGTGAACACGACGAAGCTGGTGGAGTCCGGCACGATTGATTACGCCGAGTTGAAGAAGGCCGCCGACATCGGTGGGATCTGGCCGGGTGTTGCGAGCTACCTGCGGATCGTCTGCGATTACGTGAAAGCGTATCGCGGGGTTGGCTTCGAACTGCCACAGGAAGTGTTGAATGCAGCGCCCTTCGGTGGCGAGAAGGTCTTCGTGAAGGGCCGCTTCATCCGCGTGCCGATCATGCCGCAGGGCGCCGATCTCTATACCCGCCAGGTGACCAGCGCGGCATTCCGTGGCGATGTCCCGGCGACGTTCCGGTTGTCGCTGTTGCCGCCCCTGGCATCGGCTGCGGCAGTAGCGTTCAAAATCACCGGCAGCGATAAGGGCATCTGGTAA